From a region of the Macrobrachium nipponense isolate FS-2020 chromosome 3, ASM1510439v2, whole genome shotgun sequence genome:
- the LOC135221676 gene encoding mucin-2-like isoform X1, translating into MARQMMLKLLLLSLGYHSGRAHVFEYPKLNTFTVGGEFRDPFSSAVTVSTQLAPVYNPGGGGGAAAAPAQETTVVVATPAAVSPTVPAEAKAHAPRTDFVTKTVYGFLDFTTTVGSTVMIFTPQSQSAKPKPSKTRDPTLPPRSSRFTLPPSAPKLKPTPTIPKLSSTPAPSPKETKLPVLTSSTLESSFFEPHTALAIENLFSVTPEDIYGDEIDYIVESSPVQEFPQETVKAKELQEEDSGRSSNQPHKPFRRPSKPFELPPGTRRRPDLNYFLDRKKPSSTPRPQGGSTIVPITVEGTGTISPKFSDPESRVTSVILNTPSEVIVSATQGFATISVIGPFKTAVDNELGQVSEHYDFLVSEPPLNVQEAYDVYEVEPTASMEILHSSELVTSDSSFPTGLVTKLGGTIVSDGLTTVHETSVIGTYIAGHYAQILQSTSHIFQTTPTPELKLSSPSVRQTYETVKSVIKGSATQFITPDSTSALPLQSLFSEPVSKLRNSRKTDDSQLRNRPSANLSKRLGPHQGAGRLRSQPDDDPYVDLQDEDDLQKAGSNPRASFRFRGATSVRPTQPVSTFYAQEVKPTTFRRSFSPSGTRRLGNNRPATSRPRPPGPHRQGNNRFRANTSSRPKVNVNRRPVAARRRTEEQQIVQESKPDPLYLPDPDIPGADALQEETLQVVTSTPVDGPTDLYYEMATIRSLHTFRVGTTKNTRYVTFTKTFTHGADGEIVPTSAVPVPEDEIYETQLFENILDEGPRDVSTLPPIDLGENDVAALLETVTETFSTTELMMKTSVLPVLQGGETSYYSLTQTYHITRVVTALKTMPPVEAFSFIPENSLNEFNDHLLAEGTETGESLHPGELEYDENGELIDTGIGTRVRPPPGFPFEDPDLADLAGGPFDADAFEKQSNPQLAAALEQRQQLQQQQGTGGTPQLASGQQSPPVDPATATPSLSPEQLQQLAYLRLLNPFSFGGLPQLAQQPQTTVTSTPVTITTDLVTTSTRVIRVIFNARPIFTTLSSVETVHTTLTTFSTQTVTISPSLSPFSFPFAGAFPVG; encoded by the exons GCTACCATTCAGGACGCGCTCATGTCTTTGAATATCCCAAACTTAACACCTTTACTGTTGGCGGAGAATTTAGAGATCCGTTCAGTTCCG CTGTCACGGTGTCTACGCAGCTGGCGCCAGTCTACAAcccgggagggggaggaggagcagcagcagctccTGCTCAGGAGACCACGGTGGTTGTCGCAACGCCCGCCGCTGTATCGCCAACTGTCCCGGCAGAGGCGAAGGCCCACGCACCGAGAACCGACTTCGTGACCAAGACTGTCTATGGTTTCCTAGATTTCACGACGACTGTTGGGTCAACTGTCATGATCTTCACTCCCCAGAGTCAATCTGCCA AGCCAAAACCGAGCAAGACGAGGGACCCTACTCTTCCACCTCGATCATCCAGGTTCACCCTTCCACCGTCAGCACCCAAGCTGAAACCTACTCCGACAATTCCTAAATTGTCATCAACACCTGCTCCTTCgccaaaagaaacaaaacttcCGGTTCTCACATCATCCACTCTTGAGTCTTCCTTTTTCGAACCACATACAGCTCTGGCTATTGAAAACTTATTCTCTGTCACACCAGAAGACATTTACGGGGATGAGATAGATTATATTGTTGAATCTTCTCCAGTTCAAGAATTCCCTCAAGAAACAGTAAAGGCAAAGGAACTTCAAGAGGAAGATTCCGGTAGGTCATCCAATCAACCTCACAAGCCTTTTAGAAGGCCAAGTAAACCCTTTGAATTGCCTCCAGGTACTAGGAGAAGACCTGATCTCAACTATTTTCTTGACCGCAAGAAGCCTTCTTCAACTCCTCGTCCACAGGGAGGCTCAACAATAGTTCCAATCACAGTTGAAGGAACAGGCACAATTTCTCCTAAATTTTCTGATCCTGAATCTCGTGTGACATCGGTAATACTAAATACGCCATCTGAGGTAATAGTAAGTGCAACTCAAGGTTTTGCTACAATTAGTGTAATTGGACCATTTAAGACGGCTGTTGATAATGAGCTTGGACAGGTCAGTGAACATTACGATTTTTTGGTATCTGAACCCCCTCTGAATGTACAGGAGGCATATGATGTATATGAAGTAGAACCCACAGCATCAATGGAAATTCTACACAGCTCTGAATTAGTCACCAGTGATTCAAGCTTCCCAACTGGTCTTGTGACAAAGCTTGGAGGAACAATAGTTTCAGATGGCCTTACCACGGTTCATGAGACCAGTGTTATTGGCACTTACATTGCTGGCCATTATGCTCAAATTCTTCAGAGTACTTCTCACATCTTTCAGACAACTCCCACACCAGAACTCAAGTTAAGTAGTCCTTCTGTAAGACAGACGTATGAAACTGTTAAATCAGTCATTAAAGGCTCTGCAACTCAATTCATAACACCAGATTCAACTTCTGCTTTGCCTCTTCAGTCTCTTTTTTCAGAACCTGTAAGCAAACTTCGTAATAGTAGGAAAACAGACGATTCTCAGCTAAGAAATCGGCCCAGTGCTAATTTGTCGAAACGTTTAGGCCCTCATCAAGGAGCTGGTCGCTTGCGTTCTCAGCCTGATGATGATCCATATGTAGACTTACAAGATGAAGATGATTTACAGAAAGCTGGTTCAAATCCACGTGCATCATTCAGATTTAGAGGTGCCACAAGTGTAAGACCAACTCAGCCAGTAAGCACTTTCTATGCCCAGGAAGTAAAACCAACAACATTCCGCCGTTCATTTAGTCCATCTGGAACACGAAGACTTGGAAACAATCGCCCAGCAACTTCCAGACCAAGACCACCTGGTCCCCATCGCCAAGGAAATAATAGGTTTAGGGCTAATACATCCTCAAGGCCTAAAGTTAATGTTAACCGGCGGCCCGTTGCTGCTAGACGTCGGACTGAAGAACAACAAATTGTACAAGAAAGCAAGCCAGACCCTCTATACCTTCCAGATCCTGATATTCCTGGTGCAGATGCCCTACAAGAAGAAACACTACAGGTCGTCACAAGTACTCCTGTTGATGGTCCTACTGACCTGTACTATGAAATGGCTACTATCCGGTCCCTTCATACCTTTAGAGTCGGTACTACAAAAAATACTCGATATGTTACATTTACAAAGACATTTACTCATGGTGCTGATGGTGAAATTGTGCCTACTTCTGCTGTACCTGTACCTGAAGATGAGATATATGAAACGCAgttgtttgaaaatattttggatgAGGGTCCACGTGATGTCTCGACTCTTCCACCTATTGACCTTGGTGAGAATGATGTTGCTGCACTTCTTGAGACCGTGACAGAGACTTTCAGTACGACTGAACTAATGATGAAAACTTCTGTTTTACCAGTATTACAAGGAGGAGAAACATCCTACTATTCTCTTACACAAACGTATCATATAACAAGAGTTGTCACTGCCCTGAAAACTATGCCGCCAGTCGAGGCATTCTCATTTATTCCTGAGAACTCCTTAAACGAATTCAACGATCACCTTCTTGCAGAAGGTACAGAAACTGGTGAATCCTTACATCCAGGTGAGCTTGAATATGATGAAAATGGCGAACTGATAGACACAGGAATTGGAACACGAGTACGACCCCCACCAGGTTTTCCTTTCGAAGACCCAGATCTAGCTGATCTTGCAGGTGGTCCTTTTGATGCGGATGCTTTTGAAAAACAGTCGAACCCTCAACTCGCTGCTGCCCTTGAACAACGCCAGCAACTACAGCAACAGCAAGGCACTGGAGGCACACCACAACTGGCTTCTGGACAACAGTCACCACCTGTTGATCCAGCCACAGCAACACCAAGCTTATCACCAGAGCAGTTGCAACAACTTGCTTATTTGCGCCTTCTTAATCCCTTCAGCTTCGGGGGTTTGCCTCAATTGGCCCAACAACCGCAGACTACCGTTACCTCAACACCGGTCACTATTACCACGGATCTTGTTACGACTTCCACACGCGTAATACGTGTTATCTTCAATGCTCGACCAATATTTACCACCTTAAGTAGTGTTGAGACCGTCCATACAACTCTAACTACTTTTTCAACACAAACTGTCACTATTTCTCCAAGTCTGTCACCATTCTCATTCCCATTCGCAGGTGCCTTCCCAGTAGGGTAA
- the LOC135221676 gene encoding mucin-2-like isoform X2 codes for MARQMMLKLLLLSLAVTVSTQLAPVYNPGGGGGAAAAPAQETTVVVATPAAVSPTVPAEAKAHAPRTDFVTKTVYGFLDFTTTVGSTVMIFTPQSQSAKPKPSKTRDPTLPPRSSRFTLPPSAPKLKPTPTIPKLSSTPAPSPKETKLPVLTSSTLESSFFEPHTALAIENLFSVTPEDIYGDEIDYIVESSPVQEFPQETVKAKELQEEDSGRSSNQPHKPFRRPSKPFELPPGTRRRPDLNYFLDRKKPSSTPRPQGGSTIVPITVEGTGTISPKFSDPESRVTSVILNTPSEVIVSATQGFATISVIGPFKTAVDNELGQVSEHYDFLVSEPPLNVQEAYDVYEVEPTASMEILHSSELVTSDSSFPTGLVTKLGGTIVSDGLTTVHETSVIGTYIAGHYAQILQSTSHIFQTTPTPELKLSSPSVRQTYETVKSVIKGSATQFITPDSTSALPLQSLFSEPVSKLRNSRKTDDSQLRNRPSANLSKRLGPHQGAGRLRSQPDDDPYVDLQDEDDLQKAGSNPRASFRFRGATSVRPTQPVSTFYAQEVKPTTFRRSFSPSGTRRLGNNRPATSRPRPPGPHRQGNNRFRANTSSRPKVNVNRRPVAARRRTEEQQIVQESKPDPLYLPDPDIPGADALQEETLQVVTSTPVDGPTDLYYEMATIRSLHTFRVGTTKNTRYVTFTKTFTHGADGEIVPTSAVPVPEDEIYETQLFENILDEGPRDVSTLPPIDLGENDVAALLETVTETFSTTELMMKTSVLPVLQGGETSYYSLTQTYHITRVVTALKTMPPVEAFSFIPENSLNEFNDHLLAEGTETGESLHPGELEYDENGELIDTGIGTRVRPPPGFPFEDPDLADLAGGPFDADAFEKQSNPQLAAALEQRQQLQQQQGTGGTPQLASGQQSPPVDPATATPSLSPEQLQQLAYLRLLNPFSFGGLPQLAQQPQTTVTSTPVTITTDLVTTSTRVIRVIFNARPIFTTLSSVETVHTTLTTFSTQTVTISPSLSPFSFPFAGAFPVG; via the exons CTGTCACGGTGTCTACGCAGCTGGCGCCAGTCTACAAcccgggagggggaggaggagcagcagcagctccTGCTCAGGAGACCACGGTGGTTGTCGCAACGCCCGCCGCTGTATCGCCAACTGTCCCGGCAGAGGCGAAGGCCCACGCACCGAGAACCGACTTCGTGACCAAGACTGTCTATGGTTTCCTAGATTTCACGACGACTGTTGGGTCAACTGTCATGATCTTCACTCCCCAGAGTCAATCTGCCA AGCCAAAACCGAGCAAGACGAGGGACCCTACTCTTCCACCTCGATCATCCAGGTTCACCCTTCCACCGTCAGCACCCAAGCTGAAACCTACTCCGACAATTCCTAAATTGTCATCAACACCTGCTCCTTCgccaaaagaaacaaaacttcCGGTTCTCACATCATCCACTCTTGAGTCTTCCTTTTTCGAACCACATACAGCTCTGGCTATTGAAAACTTATTCTCTGTCACACCAGAAGACATTTACGGGGATGAGATAGATTATATTGTTGAATCTTCTCCAGTTCAAGAATTCCCTCAAGAAACAGTAAAGGCAAAGGAACTTCAAGAGGAAGATTCCGGTAGGTCATCCAATCAACCTCACAAGCCTTTTAGAAGGCCAAGTAAACCCTTTGAATTGCCTCCAGGTACTAGGAGAAGACCTGATCTCAACTATTTTCTTGACCGCAAGAAGCCTTCTTCAACTCCTCGTCCACAGGGAGGCTCAACAATAGTTCCAATCACAGTTGAAGGAACAGGCACAATTTCTCCTAAATTTTCTGATCCTGAATCTCGTGTGACATCGGTAATACTAAATACGCCATCTGAGGTAATAGTAAGTGCAACTCAAGGTTTTGCTACAATTAGTGTAATTGGACCATTTAAGACGGCTGTTGATAATGAGCTTGGACAGGTCAGTGAACATTACGATTTTTTGGTATCTGAACCCCCTCTGAATGTACAGGAGGCATATGATGTATATGAAGTAGAACCCACAGCATCAATGGAAATTCTACACAGCTCTGAATTAGTCACCAGTGATTCAAGCTTCCCAACTGGTCTTGTGACAAAGCTTGGAGGAACAATAGTTTCAGATGGCCTTACCACGGTTCATGAGACCAGTGTTATTGGCACTTACATTGCTGGCCATTATGCTCAAATTCTTCAGAGTACTTCTCACATCTTTCAGACAACTCCCACACCAGAACTCAAGTTAAGTAGTCCTTCTGTAAGACAGACGTATGAAACTGTTAAATCAGTCATTAAAGGCTCTGCAACTCAATTCATAACACCAGATTCAACTTCTGCTTTGCCTCTTCAGTCTCTTTTTTCAGAACCTGTAAGCAAACTTCGTAATAGTAGGAAAACAGACGATTCTCAGCTAAGAAATCGGCCCAGTGCTAATTTGTCGAAACGTTTAGGCCCTCATCAAGGAGCTGGTCGCTTGCGTTCTCAGCCTGATGATGATCCATATGTAGACTTACAAGATGAAGATGATTTACAGAAAGCTGGTTCAAATCCACGTGCATCATTCAGATTTAGAGGTGCCACAAGTGTAAGACCAACTCAGCCAGTAAGCACTTTCTATGCCCAGGAAGTAAAACCAACAACATTCCGCCGTTCATTTAGTCCATCTGGAACACGAAGACTTGGAAACAATCGCCCAGCAACTTCCAGACCAAGACCACCTGGTCCCCATCGCCAAGGAAATAATAGGTTTAGGGCTAATACATCCTCAAGGCCTAAAGTTAATGTTAACCGGCGGCCCGTTGCTGCTAGACGTCGGACTGAAGAACAACAAATTGTACAAGAAAGCAAGCCAGACCCTCTATACCTTCCAGATCCTGATATTCCTGGTGCAGATGCCCTACAAGAAGAAACACTACAGGTCGTCACAAGTACTCCTGTTGATGGTCCTACTGACCTGTACTATGAAATGGCTACTATCCGGTCCCTTCATACCTTTAGAGTCGGTACTACAAAAAATACTCGATATGTTACATTTACAAAGACATTTACTCATGGTGCTGATGGTGAAATTGTGCCTACTTCTGCTGTACCTGTACCTGAAGATGAGATATATGAAACGCAgttgtttgaaaatattttggatgAGGGTCCACGTGATGTCTCGACTCTTCCACCTATTGACCTTGGTGAGAATGATGTTGCTGCACTTCTTGAGACCGTGACAGAGACTTTCAGTACGACTGAACTAATGATGAAAACTTCTGTTTTACCAGTATTACAAGGAGGAGAAACATCCTACTATTCTCTTACACAAACGTATCATATAACAAGAGTTGTCACTGCCCTGAAAACTATGCCGCCAGTCGAGGCATTCTCATTTATTCCTGAGAACTCCTTAAACGAATTCAACGATCACCTTCTTGCAGAAGGTACAGAAACTGGTGAATCCTTACATCCAGGTGAGCTTGAATATGATGAAAATGGCGAACTGATAGACACAGGAATTGGAACACGAGTACGACCCCCACCAGGTTTTCCTTTCGAAGACCCAGATCTAGCTGATCTTGCAGGTGGTCCTTTTGATGCGGATGCTTTTGAAAAACAGTCGAACCCTCAACTCGCTGCTGCCCTTGAACAACGCCAGCAACTACAGCAACAGCAAGGCACTGGAGGCACACCACAACTGGCTTCTGGACAACAGTCACCACCTGTTGATCCAGCCACAGCAACACCAAGCTTATCACCAGAGCAGTTGCAACAACTTGCTTATTTGCGCCTTCTTAATCCCTTCAGCTTCGGGGGTTTGCCTCAATTGGCCCAACAACCGCAGACTACCGTTACCTCAACACCGGTCACTATTACCACGGATCTTGTTACGACTTCCACACGCGTAATACGTGTTATCTTCAATGCTCGACCAATATTTACCACCTTAAGTAGTGTTGAGACCGTCCATACAACTCTAACTACTTTTTCAACACAAACTGTCACTATTTCTCCAAGTCTGTCACCATTCTCATTCCCATTCGCAGGTGCCTTCCCAGTAGGGTAA